The DNA segment CAAGGTGAATTCATCTAGTCCGGAAGAATTGATGGCCTGCGCCATCGAACTCGCCACACTGGGAAGAGGAACCACGGCACCCAACCCCTGTGTCGGGGCTGTTCTGGTTCGCGAAGGACATATCGTGGCCGGAGGCTGGCACAAAAAATATGGGCACCTCCATGCAGAACGGGAATGTCTGGCAGATGCCGAAGAAAAAAATATCGACCCGCGAGGGCTGACCCTCTTTGTCACTCTGGAACCATGCAATCATCACGGAAAGACCCCTCCCTGCACACAGGCCATCATCGAGGCCGGGATCAAAACAGTTGTCATCGGCACCCGCGACCCCAACCCTCTGGCGGCAGGAGGGATCGAGACATTGCAGGAGCATGGGATCACCGTCAAGGTCGGTATACTAGAGCAGGAATGCCGGGACTTGATCGCAGATTTTCTTCTCTGGCAAAGGAGCTATTCGACTTATAATATCATCAAAATGGCTGCGACACTTGATGGGAAAATTGCTTCACGACAACACAAGCCGGAACCGGTCTCATGCCCGGAATCATTTGAGCGCGTTCATCGCCTGCGATCCATGGTGAATGCCGTGGTTGTGGGCGGCGGAACCTTTTATGCCGACAACCCCAGCCTCTCATGCCGTCTGGATGGGCTTGATCCGAACTTCAGGCAACCTCTGGCAGTCATCGTCAGCTCTCGTCTGCCAGCGGAACCGCAGCACTTCACACTGCTCAGACAGCGACCGGAAAAAACCATCTTTTTCACCTCGGAAAAGGCCGCTCACAGCCCTGAAGCCGATGCACTTCGGAAACGGGGAACCAGTGTCTGGTCTCTCAACGATGCAGATGGCTGCTTCAACCTTTCCCTGGGATTCGAACGGCTCAGGTATGACCACCAATGCCATTACACGCTCATTGAAGGTGGTGGCCGCTTGGCCATGGAGTGTATCTCGCAAGGCCTCGCGGACAAACTGATCCACTTCGTCACCCCCCGTATTCTCGGCGATGACCTGGCACCATCGGCCTACTCCGGCCGCCAGAATGTCAGCATGGCTGAAACCGTGAATTACCGCATTACTCAAACCGAAACCAGCGGACAGGACGTGGTCCTGACCATGCTGCCACGTCAGGAGTAACCTCTCGTTGACAAACAACAGAGTCCACCCGGAAAATTCTCAGCCACTTGTTACTTCGCGGTGAACTCCGCCCCCTGCGGCACCAACCGAATGCCCACCGGCCTGAGGGTTCCCCTGAGAGATCAAGACCTCGTGCTGCCGGAGATTTACACCCGGCCATCTCCCTGATAGAACGACGTGCAAGACAGCATGAAACAAGGAATCCGTATGTTCACAGGACTGATCATGGGCATGGGCCGCATAGAGGCCGCTGACAATCGCGGCGCAGAGACACGCTTTCGCATAAGAACGCTTTTCGACCTTCCGGGGATCGAACTGGGGGAATCCATTGCTGTCAACGGCACATGCCTGACAGTGGAGACCCATGGCGACAATTGGTTTACCGCGTACGCCAGCCGCGAAACCATGTCCGTCACTTCACTGGGAGAACTTCGTGTCGGCTCCGAAGCCAATCTGGAACGGGCCATGGCCATGGGCGATCGTTTCGGCGGACATATTGTCGCGGGTCATGTGGATGCTCTTGCCGAAGTCGCAGAAGTCCGCCCTGCCGGAGAATCAAATATCTATAAACTCGTTTTCGATGCTGCCCATGGCAGGTATGTCATTCCCAAGGGTTCAATCGCGTTAGATGGGATATCGCTGACCGTCAACGAGTGCGGCGAAGACTGGCTCGAAGTGAACATCATTCCCGAGACCCAAAAAGCCACCACCATTTCCAATTGGAAACCCGGCCGCAAGGTCAATATGGAAACGGATATCATCGGCAAATACGTCGAGCGCATGGTCACGCCCTGGGCTGCAAAGGGAAAAGCCGAAACAAAATCAACTCTCACCATGGACTACTTGAGAGAACACGGTTTCTGATCAATCCCACCCCCTCCCCTGCAAAACAGGGAGCCACCTCCCCTTCCTGACACACGAGTTTCTCCTTCACCTCTGGACACCCCCCGGAGGTATGCTTATCTTCTTTTCCCAGGCTCGAAAGGCAGTGCTTGAACGGCATCAATGACTTGAGTCTGATTTGACCTCACCGCATCCAGGAGACAGATATCATGAAAATGACAGACCTCATGCCCATGGGAAAATGGCTTGAATTGGAAAAAGACCTTCACGAAAAATATCATATCAACGCAGAAGTCGTGGAAGAAGACGGCAAACGAGTCACCAACAGACGCCTGTGGTGCAACTCGCTGTGCAAGGCGATTCGTGAAAGCGACAAGGGGGTCGGCGGCATCTGTGCCCCGGCCGGGCAGGAATTCGTTCGCCTGACACGAGAGGAACGGTTGCCATTTGTCGAGGAATGTGATCTCGGCCTTGCCAAGATCAGCGTTCCGGTCATCGTCAATGGGGAACTGGTTGGTGCCGTCGGAGGCTGTGGTCCTCTGCCGGAGGGGAACGAATTGGAAGATTTCATGGTCCAGGCGACTATGGGAATGGAGGAAGAGGAAGTCTGTCAGCTGGCTGAAACAATCCCGACGATATCTCAGGAAAAGCTCAAGGAAATGCAAACCTATATTGAAGAAAAAGTGGCTGCAATCGTCGCTTCGGTCTAACCTTCAAAAAAAGAATCCCCCATTCGCTTCTCTTCTGAAAAGCCGTCCATGTCGGACGGCTTTTCAGATCCTAGGGGGAAAATCGACCCAATGTCGATCCACGCCGGTTGCGTCAGACGTCAGTTCCCCTTACCAACTAATTTTTGCTGATAATCTGGTCGCACCACTTGATGATTTCGTCATCATCCGGATCGCCGTCAATTTTCAGCGACTCCACGATCACTTTGGCTCCCAGCTGTTCAGATTTCTCTTCAATGGCATCAACCGCACCGCAGAAATACGTATAGCTGGAGTCTCCGCAACCGAAGACCGCGACTGGCTTGTCCTTGAGCGAAGCTTTTTCAAGGTCATCATACAACGCGATAAAATCGTCCTGAAGCTCGATTTCATCGTCGCCCCAGGTGGAGCAGCCAAAGAGGACCAGTTCGTACCCGTCCGCCAGTCCGTCCGCAGACACGTCTGATGCATCACGGATATCAACTGCGTACTCGTTTTTCTCCAAATGTTTGGCGATAGTGTCAGCGGCATTTTCCGTGTTGCCGGTGGTTGAACCGAATACAATCAAGGTTTTAGGCATGTTTTTCTCCTTTGTGATGTGTGAGCCTGTTCCTCACGGCTTAATTGAAATTGAAAATCAAAGTCAATCACAAAGTGTAATTTGTTTGAGGATTTCACAAGGAGACATGAAGCCCCCTTTAACATCCAGCATGATGTTATTTTCGAGAGAATCCCCTCTTTCCCCTCTTGTCTCCGGCCCGGTTTCAACGTAGATAGAGAGTTGATCTCAACAATTTCTAGACTTCTTGAAGAACATGCGGAAACCTCTGTGTACCGGTGTTTTCGGGATTAAATAATATGGTTAAACAATCGGTCTTCGCAGGCGTTCCAGATATCCTCGACGAACAGAAGTTCGCCCATGGCGGCAACCTTCGACGCATGGCAGAACAAGCCAAATGCTCCCCCCATGAAATAGTGGACTTCTCTGCAAACGTTAATCCTCTTGGCCCACCACCATGGCTCGGGCAGGTTGTCGGGCACGCCCTACAGAGTGTGGACTCCTACCCAGACCCCGACTCTCATGATCTGCTCATGGCCGCCTCCGAATTATATAAAGTATGGCCCACCCAGGTCATTGCGGGCAATGGCGCGTCCGAATTGCTCTTTGCCGCCGCAGGGTTGGGAGGCTACAGCCAGGCGATCATCCCCTCCCCCACCTATGTGGATTACGCGCGTGCGTGCAAAGCTCACAGGCTGAAAGTTCGGGAAGTCCCCATGGCCGAGGGCTTCCAAATAAACTTCCCGGCCATGGGTCCTCTGCTGGCGACTCCCTCCGTGGTTTTCCTGTGCAGCCCGAACAATCCCACTGGCACTACATTTTCCGCAGCGGACCTACGCGAAGTGGCAACCATGTTCCCGCAAAGCCGCTTTATCGTGGACGAATCCTTTGCTGAATTCCGGCCCGAAGGGACAGACAGACTCATCCGCAATCGTCCTTCCAATGTCATAACGATTCTATCTCTGACCAAATTTTTTGCCATCCCCGGCATCAGGCTCGGGCTGGCATTTGCCGACCCGGATATCATCTTGCGGCTCAAGCAGAACATGCCTGCCTGGTCCGTGAACACCCTAGCCCAGAAAATAGGGGCACGCTGTCTGCGTGATAAACAATACGCGATTCACACTCGTGAGCAGACCACCCTCTTGCGCAAGAACCTCGCCTCGGGACTGCGCCAGATCCCCGGCATCAAGGTCATGCCGGGAGAAGCAAATTATCTGCTCTGCCGGGTGGAGCGTATCGGACAGGATGCAGTGCCTCTTTTTGATCGCCTCCTGACCGAACATCGTATCGCAATCCGGCTCTGCGGCAATTACGAGGGACTGGATAATAACTGGTTTCGGGTGGCTGTCCGCAATGGAAGAGACAATGAACGGCTGATCAAGGCCATGGAAGCAGTCAGTGGCACCGGCCGTGGCCCAGTGGTCAAACGAACCAAGCGCACCCCGGCCCTCATGCTCCAAGGAACCAGCTCCAACGCCGGGAAATCCGTTCTCACAGCGGCTTTTTGTCGCATTCTGCTTCAGGACGGGTATTCCGTGGCACCGTTCAAAGCCCAAAACATGTCCCTCAACTCCTATGTCACGGAATCGGGCGGAGAAATGGGACGGGCGCAAGTCACCCAGGCCATGGCGTGCCGATTACGCCCGGAAGTACGCATGAATCCGGTCCTGCTCAAACCAGGCTCGGATACAGGCTCGCAGGTCATCGTCATGGGCCAACCCGTGGGCAATATGTCCGTACGTGAATATGTTCGCTACAAACCAAGAGCCTGGGAAGCGGTGAAAACAGCCTATGACTCCCTGGCGAATGAATACGATGTCATCGTCCTTGAAGGTGCTGGCAGCCCTGCCGAGGTCAACCTCAAACACCACGACATCGTGAATATGGCTATGGCGCGACACGCCAAGGCACGAGTCATGCTGGCCGGAGACATCGATCGAGGCGGCGTCTTCGCCTCCATCGTCGGCACCATGAATCTTTTGACCCCACAAGAACGCGACCATGTGGAGGGTTTTCTCATCAACCGCTTCCGCGGGGACCCCAGCCTGCTTGATCCCGCTTTCGGGCAAATGTTTGAGCATACAGGTAAGCCGGTCCTGGGGACCATTCCATATATCCATTCCCTCGGCCTTCCCGAGGAGGATTCTGTTTCATTCAAGGAAGGATTCAGACCGGAAGACAGCCTGGAACGTCTTCCTGACGCGGAGTGTGTGGACATCGTGGTCATTGATCTGCCACGCATATCGAATTTCAACGATATTGACCCATTCTATATGGAGCCGGATGTCCGCATCAGAGTGGTCTCTGATGCCCACGATATCGGAACCCCGGATGCTGTGATCCTGCCTGGTTCCAAATCAACTGTGCCGGATATGAAAGCCCTCAAGGGGACTGGCATGGCCGCAGTTCTGCGGGAACTGGCCAACGACGATCACAAGACACGGATGATAGGCATCTGCGGCGGCTTCCAAATGCTTGGAGACCTGGTCGACGACCCGTTTGGCCTGGAGTCGGAAACGACTCGCATGGAAGGATTCGGTCTCCTGCCGATTCAGACGACCTTAGTCCCGGAAAAGACCCTGACCCGCACCACCGGGGTTCATTCCACATCCGGGCACCAGGTTCATGGCTACGAAATCCACCACGGCCAGACTGTCTCTTTGACAGAGAACCTGCGAGTGGCCCTAAGAGACAGTGCCGGGAATCCCCTTGGTTTTTCCCGACCTGATGGCAGGGTCTGGGGAACATATCTTCATGGACTCTTCGATGCGGATGAATTCCGCCGCTGGTTTATAGATCAGTTGCGCATGGACAAGGGGCTTTCGCCCCTTGAGAATGTTCAGGCGCGGTTCGACCTCGAAGACGCCCTCGACCATCTGGCCGGAATTGTCCGCGAAGCCGTCAATATGGATTCCATTTACAAATCACTCGGCTTTTCAGGCTGCTGTGCCCAAGCCAGCCTTTTCTTTTCCATGGGCGGTTGAGTCTTTTCTCAACCAAACCCGAGGAAACTGAAAAAGCCCTTCTTTTTACCTGCGTATCGAGAAGGGTCACTGATGTATTCGGTCATGCACTTGGTACTGCAAAAAAACATCTCGCCTTCGGGCTGCATGATACTTTGACTATTGCTGTTATTTCTATCGACACGCTTACCGCACACGGGGTCGCGAGCGACATAATTCACGGTCTTGTCCTCCTGGCGGCGCTTGGCGCAGCCGCAACTTGGTCCGCATCCCTTGCTCATAGTTTCCTCCCAGGTTGCGTTTTGACCGGACATTCCGGCTCGTCTCCATCATACATCAAGACCAACTGAAACGCACCTTTTATAGAAGTACCTCCTACCAGTTCTTTTCATTGACGAATCAAACTGAAACTCAAGAAATGACCTTTTTTTCTTCCGACCAAACAAGTTGACAGCCCGCTTCATTCGGGTTGAACTACGCATCCGTTTTTCTATCTATTAAGGAGTATCTTGATGCGCAGTAAAAAAATGACTGGTGGATTGGAAAAGGCCCCGCACCGCTCGCTCTTGTACGCGACCGGACTGTCCAAAGAAGAAATGGACCGCCCGTTGATCGGCGTATGCAACGCAGCCAACGAAATTATCCCCGGACATGTGCATCTAGACACGATTTCCGAGGCCGTTAAGACTGGCATCCGTATCGCAGGCGGTACCCCCATGGAATTTCCCGCAATCGGCGTCTGTGACGGGCTGTCCATGAACCATGAAGGCATGAAGATGTCACTACCCAGCCGTGAGCTTATCGCCGACTCCGTGGAAATAATGGCAACAGCCCACCCCTTTGATGCCATTGTCTGTATACCCAACTGCGACAAGATCGTTCCGGGTATGCTCATGGCGATTCTGCGACTGAACATCCCGGCCGTCGTCATTTCCGGTGGCCCCATGCTGGCAGGACGCAAAAAAAGCGCTGATCTTATCAATGTTTTTGAGGGAGTTGGCAAGGTCAAGGCCGGCACCATGACGGAAGAGGAACTGGAGCAATTTGAACAGTCCGCATGCCCGACCTGTGGCTCCTGCGCTGGCATGTTCACCGCCAACTCCATGAACTGTCTTTCCGAGTCCATCGGATTGGCCCTGCCCGGCAATGGTACCATCCCGGCAGTCATGTCCGCACGAGTTCGCCTCGCCAAGCAGGCTGGCATGCAAGTCATGGAAATGCTGGAAAAGAATATCAGACCTCGCGATATCGTCACAGAAAAGGCCGTGCACAATGCTGTGACCATGGACATGGCCCTGGGCTGTTCCACCAATACAACGCTGCATCTGCCCGCCTTGTTCGCCGAGGCAGGCCTTGATCTCAATCTGGAAATGTTCAATGAGATCAGCAAAAAAACACCCAATTTGTGCAAGCTTTCCCCTGCCGGACCTCACTATATGGAGGACCTGAACGAAGCAGGCGGCATCCCGGCTGTAATGTCTGAACTGGTCAAGAAAGACCTGCTCAATCTTGATGTCATGACCGTCACAGGAAAGACCCTGGGAGAGAATCTCAAGGACCTGAAAGCACATGTCTCTGACGAGACCATTGTTCGCCCCATAGAGACCCCTTATTCCCAAGAAGGCGGCATTGCCATTCTGTACGGCAATATTGCGCCTGAGGGCGGATGCGTCAAGCAGTCTGCCGTGGCACCGGAAATGATGGTCAACACAGGCACCGCACGGGTTTTCAACTCCGAAGAGGACTGTGTAGAAGCTATTCTGGGCAACAAGATCAAACCCGGAGACGTGGTGGTTGTCCTGTATGAAGGTCCCAAGGGCGGCCCCGGAATGCGTGAAATGCTCACTCCGACCTCGGCCATATCCGGCATGGGCTTGGGCAGTTCCGTCGCCTTGATCACCGATGGTCGTTTCTCGGGAGGAACCCGTGGCGCTGCTATCGGCCACATCTCGCCCGAGGCCGCAGCAGGCGGTCCCATCGGACTGGTCCAAGAGGGAGACCGCATCGAAATCAACATCCCTAAACGCTCCATCAATCTGCTGGTTGATGAAGCTGAACTCGAAGAGCGCAGGAAAAACTTTACTCCGGTGGTCAAGGAAGTCCAATCTCCTTTCCTCCGCCGCTATGCCAAACTTGTGACCTCGGCCTCCCGAGGTGCAGTCTTCGAAAAATAATCGAAGAAATTCACACGACCAACTCAAAGAGCCGACCAGAATATCCTGGCCGGCTCTTTGCTTCAAAAGCAGAGTCACAAGAGAAGAAAGACTTCTTACCCTTGAAAAATCCTCGTCAGAGCCACTCCCCTCACTCCTGAATAGCACGACTCCTGCCCTGACTGCCCTGACTGCCCTGACTGCCCTGACTGCCCTGACTGCCCTGACTGCCCTGACTGCCCTGACTGCCCTGACTGCCCTGAAGAGGCGAATCCACCCAGGGTCGCCGGATGTCCATAGGCGGCACCAGAGCCGGATACCATTGGCGGAATAAATGAGAAAAAGTTCCGTCTGCACGCATGGATTGAAACGCATCCTGCCAGAGGCGCACGGTC comes from the Pseudodesulfovibrio piezophilus C1TLV30 genome and includes:
- a CDS encoding riboflavin synthase, which gives rise to MFTGLIMGMGRIEAADNRGAETRFRIRTLFDLPGIELGESIAVNGTCLTVETHGDNWFTAYASRETMSVTSLGELRVGSEANLERAMAMGDRFGGHIVAGHVDALAEVAEVRPAGESNIYKLVFDAAHGRYVIPKGSIALDGISLTVNECGEDWLEVNIIPETQKATTISNWKPGRKVNMETDIIGKYVERMVTPWAAKGKAETKSTLTMDYLREHGF
- a CDS encoding YHS domain-containing protein, with product MSKGCGPSCGCAKRRQEDKTVNYVARDPVCGKRVDRNNSNSQSIMQPEGEMFFCSTKCMTEYISDPSRYAGKKKGFFSFLGFG
- the ribD gene encoding bifunctional diaminohydroxyphosphoribosylaminopyrimidine deaminase/5-amino-6-(5-phosphoribosylamino)uracil reductase RibD, which encodes MSICKVNSSSPEELMACAIELATLGRGTTAPNPCVGAVLVREGHIVAGGWHKKYGHLHAERECLADAEEKNIDPRGLTLFVTLEPCNHHGKTPPCTQAIIEAGIKTVVIGTRDPNPLAAGGIETLQEHGITVKVGILEQECRDLIADFLLWQRSYSTYNIIKMAATLDGKIASRQHKPEPVSCPESFERVHRLRSMVNAVVVGGGTFYADNPSLSCRLDGLDPNFRQPLAVIVSSRLPAEPQHFTLLRQRPEKTIFFTSEKAAHSPEADALRKRGTSVWSLNDADGCFNLSLGFERLRYDHQCHYTLIEGGGRLAMECISQGLADKLIHFVTPRILGDDLAPSAYSGRQNVSMAETVNYRITQTETSGQDVVLTMLPRQE
- the ilvD gene encoding dihydroxy-acid dehydratase codes for the protein MRSKKMTGGLEKAPHRSLLYATGLSKEEMDRPLIGVCNAANEIIPGHVHLDTISEAVKTGIRIAGGTPMEFPAIGVCDGLSMNHEGMKMSLPSRELIADSVEIMATAHPFDAIVCIPNCDKIVPGMLMAILRLNIPAVVISGGPMLAGRKKSADLINVFEGVGKVKAGTMTEEELEQFEQSACPTCGSCAGMFTANSMNCLSESIGLALPGNGTIPAVMSARVRLAKQAGMQVMEMLEKNIRPRDIVTEKAVHNAVTMDMALGCSTNTTLHLPALFAEAGLDLNLEMFNEISKKTPNLCKLSPAGPHYMEDLNEAGGIPAVMSELVKKDLLNLDVMTVTGKTLGENLKDLKAHVSDETIVRPIETPYSQEGGIAILYGNIAPEGGCVKQSAVAPEMMVNTGTARVFNSEEDCVEAILGNKIKPGDVVVVLYEGPKGGPGMREMLTPTSAISGMGLGSSVALITDGRFSGGTRGAAIGHISPEAAAGGPIGLVQEGDRIEINIPKRSINLLVDEAELEERRKNFTPVVKEVQSPFLRRYAKLVTSASRGAVFEK
- a CDS encoding cobyric acid synthase, with the translated sequence MVKQSVFAGVPDILDEQKFAHGGNLRRMAEQAKCSPHEIVDFSANVNPLGPPPWLGQVVGHALQSVDSYPDPDSHDLLMAASELYKVWPTQVIAGNGASELLFAAAGLGGYSQAIIPSPTYVDYARACKAHRLKVREVPMAEGFQINFPAMGPLLATPSVVFLCSPNNPTGTTFSAADLREVATMFPQSRFIVDESFAEFRPEGTDRLIRNRPSNVITILSLTKFFAIPGIRLGLAFADPDIILRLKQNMPAWSVNTLAQKIGARCLRDKQYAIHTREQTTLLRKNLASGLRQIPGIKVMPGEANYLLCRVERIGQDAVPLFDRLLTEHRIAIRLCGNYEGLDNNWFRVAVRNGRDNERLIKAMEAVSGTGRGPVVKRTKRTPALMLQGTSSNAGKSVLTAAFCRILLQDGYSVAPFKAQNMSLNSYVTESGGEMGRAQVTQAMACRLRPEVRMNPVLLKPGSDTGSQVIVMGQPVGNMSVREYVRYKPRAWEAVKTAYDSLANEYDVIVLEGAGSPAEVNLKHHDIVNMAMARHAKARVMLAGDIDRGGVFASIVGTMNLLTPQERDHVEGFLINRFRGDPSLLDPAFGQMFEHTGKPVLGTIPYIHSLGLPEEDSVSFKEGFRPEDSLERLPDAECVDIVVIDLPRISNFNDIDPFYMEPDVRIRVVSDAHDIGTPDAVILPGSKSTVPDMKALKGTGMAAVLRELANDDHKTRMIGICGGFQMLGDLVDDPFGLESETTRMEGFGLLPIQTTLVPEKTLTRTTGVHSTSGHQVHGYEIHHGQTVSLTENLRVALRDSAGNPLGFSRPDGRVWGTYLHGLFDADEFRRWFIDQLRMDKGLSPLENVQARFDLEDALDHLAGIVREAVNMDSIYKSLGFSGCCAQASLFFSMGG
- a CDS encoding PocR ligand-binding domain-containing protein is translated as MKMTDLMPMGKWLELEKDLHEKYHINAEVVEEDGKRVTNRRLWCNSLCKAIRESDKGVGGICAPAGQEFVRLTREERLPFVEECDLGLAKISVPVIVNGELVGAVGGCGPLPEGNELEDFMVQATMGMEEEEVCQLAETIPTISQEKLKEMQTYIEEKVAAIVASV
- a CDS encoding flavodoxin, which encodes MPKTLIVFGSTTGNTENAADTIAKHLEKNEYAVDIRDASDVSADGLADGYELVLFGCSTWGDDEIELQDDFIALYDDLEKASLKDKPVAVFGCGDSSYTYFCGAVDAIEEKSEQLGAKVIVESLKIDGDPDDDEIIKWCDQIISKN